In Frondihabitans sp. PAMC 28766, a genomic segment contains:
- a CDS encoding spermidine/putrescine ABC transporter substrate-binding protein, with protein MSSHETRFSRRALLRGGLAGAGALSLSAILSACGIEGSIAQEAANRVDWTKYWADQKKTGTLDFANWPLYIDQDHGKSKSLELFTKATGIAVDYKAVIQDNATFYATLSPQLRAHEATGYDIVVMTNGWELTEMIQNGFVVELDHSKLANFAKYAADNVKSPNYDPGNKHSVVWQTGFTGIAYNTKLIDHEITSFQDLLDPAFSGHVGMMSDNTELGSAALLAIGVTPSDSTPADWRRAAAWLKKQRPVVSGYYDQSYIDKLENGDTWISQAWSGDVFQAQQSGFPHIKFVTPKEGQMIWHDNMMIPRQASHPVDALEWMNFYYTPKIAGLVEDWVNYVCPVPGAKGYIAGPLDDGTVAKSPLIFPSDAVSAKSHEFYVYKNYDEYEEWNTVFNPIIQA; from the coding sequence GTGAGTTCGCACGAGACGCGCTTTTCGCGTAGAGCCCTGCTGCGCGGCGGGCTGGCCGGTGCCGGCGCTCTCTCGCTCTCCGCGATCCTGAGCGCCTGCGGCATCGAGGGCTCGATCGCGCAGGAGGCCGCGAACCGCGTCGACTGGACGAAGTACTGGGCCGACCAGAAGAAGACCGGCACCCTCGACTTCGCCAACTGGCCGCTCTACATCGACCAGGATCACGGCAAGTCGAAGTCGCTCGAGCTCTTCACGAAGGCCACCGGCATCGCCGTCGACTACAAGGCCGTCATCCAAGACAACGCCACCTTCTATGCGACCCTCTCGCCGCAGTTGCGCGCCCACGAGGCGACCGGCTACGACATCGTCGTAATGACGAACGGGTGGGAGCTCACGGAGATGATCCAGAACGGATTCGTCGTCGAGCTCGACCACTCGAAGCTGGCGAATTTCGCGAAATATGCGGCCGACAACGTCAAGAGCCCCAACTACGACCCCGGCAACAAGCACTCGGTCGTGTGGCAGACGGGCTTCACCGGCATCGCCTACAACACCAAGCTGATCGACCATGAGATCACTTCCTTTCAGGATCTCCTCGACCCGGCCTTCTCGGGCCACGTCGGCATGATGAGCGACAACACCGAGCTCGGCAGCGCGGCGCTTCTGGCGATCGGCGTGACGCCGTCCGACTCGACGCCCGCCGACTGGCGCCGCGCCGCCGCGTGGTTGAAGAAGCAGCGCCCGGTCGTCTCGGGCTATTACGACCAGAGCTACATCGACAAGCTCGAGAACGGCGACACCTGGATCTCGCAGGCCTGGTCGGGCGACGTCTTCCAGGCCCAGCAGTCGGGCTTCCCGCACATCAAGTTCGTGACGCCGAAAGAGGGCCAGATGATCTGGCACGACAACATGATGATCCCGAGGCAGGCCTCGCACCCGGTCGACGCCCTCGAGTGGATGAACTTCTACTACACGCCGAAGATCGCCGGCCTCGTCGAGGACTGGGTCAACTACGTCTGCCCCGTGCCCGGGGCGAAAGGCTACATCGCCGGCCCGCTCGACGACGGCACGGTGGCCAAGAGCCCCCTGATCTTCCCCAGCGACGCCGTGTCGGCGAAGTCGCACGAGTTCTACGTCTATAAGAACTACGACGAGTACGAGGAGTGGAACACCGTGTTCAACCCCATCATCCAGGCATGA
- a CDS encoding ABC transporter ATP-binding protein: protein MATDSTTRTESPGGTATGSPAVRLDGVGRRFGDAIAVERIDLALAQGEFFALLGPSGCGKTTTLRMVGGFEAPSQGRIELGGRDVTGLPPYRREVNTVFQSYALFPHMSVFDNVSYGLRRQKLDRAAAKTRVGQYLEMVGLHGFDKRTPAQLSGGQQQRVALARALVNEPKVLLLDEPMGALDARIRKTMQAELKRIQREVGITFLYVTHDQSEAMAMADRLAVMRAGRCEDVGEPDRVYDRPATQFVADFLGTCNLLPKASGGSAPGRLGIRPEKLHLHRPDPAASASDGERLTARVITATYFGASTEYVVQTAAGDSLIVFAQNVHDASRAREGDEVEVGWAPEHAFPLPDVEAAGA, encoded by the coding sequence GTGGCAACAGACAGCACCACCCGCACCGAGTCGCCGGGAGGCACAGCGACGGGGTCGCCCGCCGTCCGCCTGGACGGCGTCGGCCGCCGCTTCGGCGATGCGATCGCCGTGGAGCGCATCGACCTCGCGCTGGCGCAGGGCGAGTTCTTCGCCCTGCTGGGACCGTCGGGCTGCGGCAAGACCACCACGCTGCGGATGGTCGGCGGCTTCGAGGCGCCGAGTCAGGGGCGGATCGAGCTCGGCGGGCGCGACGTGACGGGGCTGCCGCCGTATCGGCGCGAGGTCAACACGGTCTTCCAGTCGTACGCGCTCTTCCCGCACATGAGCGTCTTCGACAACGTGTCATACGGCCTCCGCCGCCAGAAGCTCGACCGGGCCGCGGCCAAGACGCGTGTCGGCCAGTACCTCGAGATGGTCGGCCTGCACGGCTTCGACAAGCGCACCCCGGCGCAGCTCTCGGGCGGTCAGCAGCAGCGCGTCGCGCTCGCGCGGGCGCTCGTCAACGAGCCGAAGGTGCTCCTGCTCGACGAACCCATGGGCGCACTCGACGCGCGCATCCGCAAGACGATGCAGGCCGAACTGAAGCGCATCCAGCGCGAGGTCGGCATCACCTTCCTCTACGTCACTCACGACCAGTCGGAGGCGATGGCCATGGCCGACCGCCTCGCCGTGATGCGAGCCGGTCGTTGTGAGGACGTCGGCGAGCCCGATCGCGTGTACGACCGCCCCGCGACGCAGTTCGTCGCCGACTTCCTCGGCACGTGCAACCTGCTTCCGAAGGCTTCGGGTGGGAGTGCACCGGGCCGCCTCGGGATCCGGCCCGAGAAGCTGCACCTGCACCGTCCCGATCCTGCGGCTTCGGCGTCGGACGGCGAACGCCTGACCGCCCGGGTGATCACGGCGACCTACTTCGGCGCCAGCACCGAGTACGTCGTCCAGACTGCCGCCGGCGACTCGCTGATCGTGTTCGCGCAGAACGTGCACGACGCGTCGAGAGCCCGCGAGGGCGACGAGGTCGAGGTCGGTTGGGCCCCCGAGCACGCCTTCCCGCTGCCCGACGTCGAGGCCGCAGGCGCGTGA
- a CDS encoding FAD-binding oxidoreductase, which translates to MAPQLPTVFERRPADPSLVQHALAGSRQSVHWLEDVGDETRYPHLTADLDADLCVVGGGYCGLWTAALAKQRDPSARVVLLESQTVGWAASGRNGGFCEASLTHGEGNGEARWPKEMPTLERLGLENLDAIEKAVADLGLDCQFERNGSLDVAVEEHQIEWLKEGDGEFLDETAVRAQVNSSTYLAASWNKGTSALVHPARLAKELARAASDLGVEIFEHTAATGLSGGAGGSRVSVASARATVRAKSVALATNVFPSLLKRDRLMTVPVYDYVLMTEPLTSAQLSSIGWDNRQGVGDLANQFHYYRLTSDNRILWGGYDAVYHFGRRVKPSYEQREATFRTLASHFFTTFPQLDGVRFSNRWAGAIDTSTQFCAFFGLTHGGRVASAAGFTGLGVASTHFAAEVMLDRLAGLSTERTTLSMVRKRPLPFPPEPAAFLGVQATRWALDRADHDRGRRNLLLRSLDAVGLGFDS; encoded by the coding sequence GTGGCCCCGCAGCTTCCCACCGTCTTCGAAAGACGCCCCGCCGACCCGAGTCTGGTCCAGCACGCACTGGCCGGGTCGCGGCAGTCGGTCCACTGGCTCGAAGACGTCGGCGACGAGACCCGCTACCCGCACCTCACGGCCGACCTCGACGCCGACCTCTGCGTCGTCGGCGGCGGGTATTGCGGCCTGTGGACGGCCGCGCTCGCCAAGCAGCGCGACCCGTCCGCCCGGGTCGTCCTGCTCGAGAGCCAGACGGTCGGCTGGGCCGCGTCCGGGCGCAACGGCGGCTTCTGCGAGGCGAGCCTGACCCACGGTGAGGGCAACGGCGAGGCGCGCTGGCCGAAGGAGATGCCGACGCTCGAGCGGCTGGGGCTCGAGAACCTCGACGCCATCGAGAAGGCCGTGGCCGACCTCGGGCTCGACTGCCAGTTCGAGCGCAACGGCTCGCTCGACGTCGCGGTCGAAGAGCACCAGATCGAGTGGCTGAAGGAGGGTGACGGAGAGTTCCTGGACGAGACCGCGGTGCGCGCGCAGGTGAACAGCTCGACGTACCTCGCGGCTTCGTGGAACAAGGGGACGTCGGCGTTGGTGCACCCGGCGCGTCTCGCCAAGGAGCTCGCGCGGGCGGCGTCGGATCTGGGAGTCGAGATCTTCGAGCACACGGCGGCCACGGGCCTCAGTGGTGGGGCAGGAGGTTCGCGCGTGAGCGTCGCGTCGGCGCGTGCCACCGTCCGAGCCAAATCCGTCGCGTTGGCCACGAACGTCTTCCCCTCTCTGCTCAAGCGCGACCGCCTCATGACCGTGCCGGTGTACGACTACGTGTTGATGACCGAGCCGCTGACTTCCGCGCAGCTCTCGTCGATCGGGTGGGACAATCGGCAGGGCGTCGGCGACCTGGCGAACCAGTTCCACTACTACCGGCTGACATCCGACAACAGGATCCTGTGGGGCGGCTACGACGCCGTCTACCACTTCGGGCGGCGGGTGAAGCCGTCGTACGAGCAGCGCGAGGCGACCTTCCGCACGCTGGCGTCGCACTTCTTCACGACCTTCCCGCAGCTCGACGGGGTGCGGTTCAGCAACCGGTGGGCGGGGGCGATCGACACGTCGACGCAGTTCTGCGCCTTCTTCGGGCTGACGCACGGCGGGCGCGTCGCCAGCGCCGCCGGATTCACCGGGCTCGGCGTCGCATCGACGCACTTCGCCGCCGAGGTGATGCTCGACCGGCTGGCCGGGCTCTCGACCGAGCGCACGACGCTGTCGATGGTGCGGAAGCGCCCGCTGCCCTTCCCGCCCGAGCCCGCCGCCTTCCTCGGCGTGCAGGCCACGCGGTGGGCCCTGGACCGCGCCGACCACGACCGCGGCCGCCGCAACCTGCTGCTGCGCTCGCTCGACGCCGTCGGCCTGGGCTTCGACTCGTAG
- a CDS encoding NtaA/DmoA family FMN-dependent monooxygenase (This protein belongs to a clade of FMN-dependent monooxygenases, within a broader family of flavin-dependent oxidoreductases, the luciferase-like monooxygenase (LMM) family, some of whose members use coenzyme F420 rather than FMN.), with protein MPTPLTIGMFQTMGVSGSWRLPDNTTPGFLTLDYWATLARRSEEAGVDFLFIADDFGYPLIDGAVSPTAIEHALLFPRADPSVLMPALAAVTERLGLVVTMSTSVERPPALARRMATLDHLTGGRIGWNVVTGAGQNASARLFGEEMRAHDDRYAAAEDYLNLTMTLWEGSWEDDALLVDRATGVYADASKVHEIHYRGPFYTSDGVFTTPPSPQRTPLLFQAGASSKGRDLAARFAEAVFLAAEPDAVRDQIADIRARAAAAGREPDAIKFLVAGTFIVGPTTQDALDLREQITAFVTTDDAGVQYAFFTGLDLLAMDPAKPLATTESEQGRTNIERFTGDGETAAPTVAEILEEFRVNGVMGRPFLGTPTEAVDQVESLMKHTGADGLLVQPGPTGDSASFFELVVPELRRRGLMAPAAVPDAPVTTLRERLFPAGDGGPHLRSSHPGYGLRAGR; from the coding sequence ATGCCGACACCGCTGACGATCGGAATGTTCCAGACGATGGGCGTGTCGGGGTCGTGGCGCCTGCCCGACAACACGACGCCCGGCTTCCTCACCCTCGACTACTGGGCGACGCTCGCGCGCCGGTCGGAGGAGGCGGGCGTCGACTTCCTATTCATCGCAGACGACTTCGGCTACCCGCTCATCGACGGCGCCGTCTCGCCGACCGCGATCGAGCACGCCCTGCTCTTCCCCCGGGCCGACCCGTCCGTGCTGATGCCGGCCCTTGCAGCCGTCACCGAGCGCCTCGGCCTGGTGGTCACGATGTCGACGAGCGTCGAGCGGCCCCCGGCTCTCGCGCGGCGCATGGCCACCCTCGACCACTTGACGGGCGGCAGGATCGGCTGGAACGTCGTCACCGGCGCCGGCCAGAACGCCTCCGCCCGCCTCTTCGGCGAAGAGATGCGCGCCCACGACGACCGGTACGCCGCCGCCGAGGACTATCTGAACCTCACGATGACGCTCTGGGAGGGGTCGTGGGAGGACGACGCGCTCCTGGTCGACCGGGCCACCGGCGTCTATGCCGACGCTTCGAAGGTGCACGAGATCCATTACCGCGGGCCGTTCTACACCTCCGACGGCGTCTTCACGACGCCGCCCTCGCCGCAGCGCACCCCCCTGCTCTTCCAGGCCGGGGCGTCGAGCAAGGGCCGCGATCTCGCCGCCCGCTTCGCGGAGGCCGTCTTCCTCGCCGCCGAGCCCGACGCGGTGCGCGACCAGATCGCCGACATCCGCGCTCGGGCAGCTGCCGCGGGGCGCGAACCCGACGCCATCAAGTTCCTGGTCGCCGGCACGTTCATCGTGGGGCCGACGACGCAGGATGCCCTCGACCTCCGCGAGCAGATCACCGCCTTCGTCACCACCGACGACGCCGGCGTGCAGTACGCCTTCTTCACCGGTCTCGACCTGCTGGCGATGGACCCGGCCAAGCCGCTCGCGACGACCGAGAGCGAGCAGGGCCGCACCAACATCGAGCGCTTCACCGGCGACGGCGAGACGGCGGCGCCGACCGTGGCCGAGATCCTCGAGGAGTTCCGGGTCAACGGCGTCATGGGCCGCCCCTTCCTCGGCACGCCGACCGAGGCCGTCGACCAGGTGGAGTCGCTGATGAAGCACACCGGCGCCGACGGCCTGCTCGTGCAGCCCGGGCCGACCGGCGACTCCGCCTCGTTCTTCGAGCTGGTCGTGCCCGAGCTGCGGCGGCGCGGCCTCATGGCTCCGGCCGCGGTGCCCGACGCGCCGGTGACGACTCTGCGCGAGCGGCTCTTCCCCGCCGGCGACGGCGGGCCGCACCTGCGGTCGTCGCACCCGGGGTACGGGCTGCGCGCCGGCCGCTGA
- a CDS encoding VOC family protein, with translation MTDAIFSPQGFSHVRLTVTDIRRSKAFYTQLFGQGPGSDFSDQIDDPTVHDDPWRTYGGCSFTFQGQTMGLRPVAPAGDRFDPNRVGLDHLAFRASSVDDLHAAAARLDEAGVEHGDVTDLPPFGLVILSVQDPDDINLELAAPRPGGIEPR, from the coding sequence GTGACCGACGCCATCTTCAGCCCCCAGGGCTTCTCGCACGTGCGACTGACCGTGACCGACATCCGCCGCAGCAAGGCGTTCTACACGCAGCTGTTCGGTCAGGGCCCCGGCAGCGACTTCAGCGACCAGATCGACGACCCCACCGTCCACGACGACCCGTGGCGCACCTACGGCGGCTGCTCGTTCACCTTCCAGGGCCAGACGATGGGGCTGCGGCCCGTGGCCCCGGCCGGTGACCGGTTCGACCCGAACCGAGTGGGGCTCGATCACCTGGCGTTCCGGGCGTCGAGCGTCGACGACCTCCACGCCGCGGCTGCGCGCCTCGACGAGGCCGGGGTCGAGCACGGCGACGTGACCGACCTGCCCCCGTTCGGTCTCGTGATCCTGTCGGTACAGGACCCCGACGACATCAACCTCGAGCTCGCCGCCCCGCGGCCCGGCGGGATCGAGCCACGCTGA
- a CDS encoding SDR family oxidoreductase gives MSDQRDQYTFGDPTTRYPTIRPPVQQQPEPGIQSEMTPVPDLGESTYRGTGRLTGRKALITGADSGIGAAVAIAFAREGADVTLSYLPEEESDALHVVEQIEAAGSKAVTVPGDLTDPAHCRDLVQRAVDGMGGLDAIVNVAGKQVWQKSIEDITDEQFDQTFKTNVYAPFWIIKAALPHLEPGSTIVNTASLEAYVPAPDRLDYATTKGAINNFSKGLAQQLISKGIRVNVVAPGPTWSVLQVTGGVDPDTLPEFGSSESPMGRAGQPAELAPAYVFLTSAESSFVAGDTLNVNGGMVTP, from the coding sequence ATGAGCGACCAGCGAGACCAATACACCTTCGGCGACCCGACCACCCGCTACCCGACGATCCGGCCGCCGGTGCAGCAGCAGCCCGAGCCGGGCATTCAGAGCGAGATGACGCCGGTACCCGACCTCGGCGAGAGCACCTACCGCGGCACGGGGCGCCTCACCGGCCGCAAGGCGCTCATCACCGGCGCCGACTCCGGCATCGGGGCGGCCGTCGCGATCGCGTTCGCTCGCGAGGGCGCCGACGTGACGCTGTCGTATCTCCCCGAAGAGGAGAGCGACGCCCTGCACGTCGTCGAGCAGATCGAGGCGGCAGGATCGAAAGCGGTCACCGTCCCAGGCGACCTCACCGACCCCGCCCACTGCCGCGACCTCGTGCAGAGGGCCGTCGACGGCATGGGCGGCCTCGATGCCATCGTGAACGTGGCCGGCAAGCAGGTCTGGCAGAAGAGCATCGAGGACATCACCGACGAGCAGTTCGATCAGACCTTCAAGACCAACGTCTACGCACCGTTCTGGATCATCAAGGCGGCGCTGCCGCACCTGGAGCCAGGCTCGACCATCGTGAACACCGCGTCGCTCGAGGCTTACGTGCCGGCCCCCGACCGGCTCGACTACGCGACGACGAAGGGCGCGATCAACAACTTCTCGAAGGGGCTGGCGCAGCAGCTGATCTCGAAGGGGATCCGCGTGAACGTCGTCGCCCCGGGGCCGACCTGGTCGGTGCTGCAGGTGACGGGCGGGGTCGATCCTGACACCCTGCCGGAGTTCGGCTCGAGCGAGTCGCCCATGGGCCGCGCCGGTCAGCCGGCCGAGCTGGCGCCGGCGTACGTGTTCTTGACGAGCGCCGAGTCGAGCTTCGTGGCCGGCGACACGCTCAACGTGAACGGCGGCATGGTGACACCCTGA
- a CDS encoding phosphoketolase: MTDKTSTTSEKTAATDLTAVDTWWRAANYLTVGQIYLMDDPLLQNELTPAQIKPRLLGHWGTSPALNLVYAHLNRVIVRDQREMIYVCGPGHGGPAMVANAWLDGTYSELVPDVSRDRSGMQRLFKQFSFPGGIPSHDAPNVPGSINEGGELGYSLSHAYGAVLDNPDLIAVCVVGDGEAETGPLAASWHANKLIDAAHDGAVLPILNLNGYKIANPTILARIDEGELLQLFRGYGYDPIVVAGGYDGEDPMRVHERMAAAIDESLEKIDAAQAAARAAAADGTSDATGSDMTASGQSDGPHDAARPAWPMIILRTPKGWTGPKFVDGEPVENTWRAHQVPLPNVRENPEHLKQLVEWMQSYDPSALFGDDGIPTDALASLKPHGDARMSATPFANGGRIRTDLRLSDFRAHGIDTAGSRTVTASATHGAGSWLADIIRDNPSTFRLFGPDETVSNKLDAVFDVTNRSWAAHILESDLNLAHTGRVTEVLSEHLLQGMLEGYLLTGRHGLLNTYEAFVHIVDSMFNQHAKWLEATRDIEWRRPISSFVYLLSSHVWRQDHNGFSHQDPGFLDVVVNKQAHLVRISLAPDANTLLAVMDKALRDVDTVQVIVAGKQDQPAWLTMDEAEEHVRRGASVWEWAGTSGAADRVDDEPDIVLACAGDVPTLETVAAADIIRREFPEVKVRVVNVVDLMKLQDQREHPNGFTDDQFDELFTNDRPVVFDFHGYPALVHQLTYRRHNHDNLHVRGFQEKGTTTTPFDMAMLNDIDRYKLVLDVLKYVPGLSSSHPDAAADFEARRAAAREWAYTRGEDHPDITGWEFGRPA, encoded by the coding sequence GTGACCGACAAGACGAGCACGACCAGCGAGAAGACAGCCGCCACCGACCTCACCGCCGTTGACACCTGGTGGCGCGCCGCCAACTACCTCACCGTGGGTCAGATCTATCTGATGGACGACCCGCTGCTGCAGAACGAGCTGACGCCTGCGCAGATCAAGCCGAGGCTGCTGGGCCACTGGGGCACCTCCCCCGCTCTGAATCTGGTCTACGCGCACCTGAATCGTGTGATCGTGCGCGACCAGCGCGAGATGATCTACGTCTGCGGGCCCGGCCACGGCGGCCCCGCAATGGTCGCGAACGCGTGGCTCGACGGCACATACTCCGAGCTGGTGCCGGATGTCTCGCGCGACAGGTCGGGCATGCAGCGTCTGTTCAAGCAGTTCTCGTTCCCCGGGGGGATCCCGTCGCACGACGCCCCGAACGTGCCCGGGTCGATCAACGAGGGCGGCGAGCTCGGCTACTCGCTCTCGCACGCGTACGGGGCGGTGCTCGACAACCCCGACCTCATCGCTGTCTGCGTCGTGGGCGACGGCGAGGCCGAGACCGGGCCCCTGGCCGCCAGCTGGCACGCGAACAAGCTGATCGATGCGGCGCACGACGGTGCAGTCCTCCCGATCCTGAACCTCAACGGCTACAAGATCGCGAACCCGACGATTCTGGCGCGCATCGACGAGGGCGAGCTGCTGCAGTTGTTCCGTGGCTACGGCTACGACCCGATCGTGGTGGCCGGCGGGTACGACGGCGAAGACCCGATGCGGGTGCACGAGCGGATGGCCGCGGCGATCGACGAGTCTCTGGAGAAGATCGACGCGGCACAGGCTGCGGCCCGGGCAGCCGCTGCCGACGGAACCTCCGATGCCACGGGCAGCGACATGACGGCCTCCGGGCAGTCGGACGGGCCCCACGACGCCGCCCGCCCGGCCTGGCCGATGATCATCCTGCGCACCCCGAAGGGCTGGACCGGCCCTAAGTTCGTCGACGGCGAGCCGGTCGAGAACACCTGGCGCGCCCACCAGGTGCCGCTGCCGAACGTGCGCGAGAACCCCGAGCACCTCAAGCAGCTGGTCGAATGGATGCAGTCGTACGACCCGTCCGCGCTCTTCGGCGACGACGGCATCCCCACCGACGCCCTGGCCTCCCTCAAGCCCCACGGTGACGCCCGCATGAGCGCAACCCCGTTCGCCAACGGCGGCCGCATCCGCACCGACCTGCGGCTCTCCGACTTCCGGGCCCACGGCATCGACACGGCAGGATCCCGGACGGTCACTGCCTCCGCCACGCACGGCGCAGGCTCGTGGCTGGCCGACATCATCCGCGACAACCCGTCGACGTTCCGGCTGTTCGGCCCCGACGAAACCGTGTCGAACAAGCTCGACGCCGTCTTCGACGTGACGAACCGCTCGTGGGCGGCGCACATCCTCGAGAGCGACCTCAACCTGGCGCACACGGGCCGCGTGACCGAGGTGCTCAGCGAGCACCTGCTGCAGGGCATGCTCGAGGGCTACCTGCTGACCGGGCGCCACGGCCTCCTGAACACGTACGAGGCGTTCGTGCACATCGTCGACTCGATGTTCAACCAGCACGCGAAGTGGCTCGAGGCCACCCGCGACATCGAGTGGCGTCGGCCGATCTCATCGTTCGTGTACCTGCTCTCGAGCCACGTGTGGCGGCAGGATCACAACGGCTTCAGCCACCAGGATCCCGGCTTCTTGGACGTGGTCGTCAACAAGCAGGCCCACCTCGTGCGCATCTCGCTCGCGCCCGACGCCAACACCCTCCTCGCCGTGATGGACAAGGCCCTGCGCGACGTCGACACCGTGCAGGTGATCGTCGCGGGCAAGCAGGATCAGCCGGCGTGGCTCACCATGGACGAGGCCGAGGAGCACGTTCGCCGAGGGGCCAGCGTGTGGGAGTGGGCCGGCACCTCGGGCGCGGCCGACCGCGTCGACGACGAGCCCGACATCGTGCTCGCCTGCGCCGGCGACGTGCCGACTCTCGAGACGGTAGCGGCCGCCGACATCATCCGGCGGGAGTTCCCCGAGGTGAAGGTGCGCGTGGTCAACGTCGTCGACCTGATGAAACTGCAGGATCAGCGCGAGCACCCCAACGGCTTCACCGACGACCAGTTCGACGAGCTGTTCACGAACGACAGGCCCGTCGTCTTCGACTTCCACGGCTACCCGGCCCTCGTGCACCAGCTGACCTACCGACGCCACAATCACGACAACCTGCACGTGCGCGGATTCCAGGAGAAGGGCACCACTACGACGCCCTTCGACATGGCGATGCTCAACGACATCGACCGGTACAAGCTGGTGCTCGACGTGCTGAAGTACGTGCCGGGGCTGTCGTCGTCGCATCCCGATGCCGCAGCCGACTTCGAGGCGCGGCGCGCCGCCGCCCGCGAGTGGGCGTACACGCGCGGCGAAGACCACCCCGACATCACCGGGTGGGAGTTCGGGCGACCCGCCTGA
- a CDS encoding ATP-dependent DNA ligase, which produces MGFLVYNGERLDLAIEDRTLAHLQIVIINKLRKGESFAFSWKDSAESGDGRSTIWLAPTSSLHFKFAGSRAPEINAAWLQGLYATAESGKGLIIVDEPENTGQTALPEDAVVPIGVSQRPPAVARRAARPAGG; this is translated from the coding sequence ATGGGATTTCTGGTGTACAACGGCGAACGGCTCGATCTGGCGATCGAAGACCGCACTCTGGCTCACCTCCAGATCGTCATCATCAACAAGCTCCGCAAGGGCGAGAGCTTCGCCTTCTCGTGGAAGGACTCGGCCGAATCGGGTGACGGTCGGTCGACGATCTGGCTGGCGCCGACGAGTTCGCTGCATTTCAAGTTCGCGGGCAGCCGTGCCCCTGAGATCAACGCGGCGTGGCTGCAAGGCCTCTATGCCACGGCAGAGTCGGGCAAGGGCCTGATCATCGTGGACGAACCCGAAAACACGGGCCAGACCGCGCTGCCCGAAGACGCGGTCGTGCCGATCGGGGTGTCGCAGCGCCCGCCGGCGGTCGCCCGCCGCGCGGCTCGCCCCGCCGGCGGCTAG
- a CDS encoding SRPBCC family protein, whose translation MTVRHRYIAASPEAVFAVLADGWLFPSWVVGASRIRAVDDVWPAVGSKIHHSFGVWPVVVNDTTSVIAWSAPLHAEFEPRGWPLGEARVTIDVKPRGAGCVVRMEEHATSGPGVLVPEPLMAAAIKLRNREALQRLAWLAEGGAAR comes from the coding sequence ATGACGGTCCGCCACCGGTACATCGCGGCCTCGCCCGAGGCCGTCTTCGCGGTGCTGGCCGACGGCTGGCTCTTCCCCAGCTGGGTCGTCGGGGCCTCCAGGATCCGCGCGGTCGACGACGTCTGGCCGGCCGTCGGCTCGAAGATCCACCACTCGTTCGGCGTGTGGCCGGTCGTCGTCAACGACACGACCTCGGTCATCGCGTGGAGCGCACCCTTGCATGCGGAGTTCGAGCCGCGCGGCTGGCCTCTCGGCGAGGCCCGCGTGACGATCGACGTGAAGCCGCGGGGCGCCGGCTGCGTCGTGCGAATGGAGGAGCACGCGACCTCCGGCCCTGGCGTCCTGGTGCCCGAGCCTCTCATGGCCGCCGCCATCAAGCTTCGCAACCGCGAGGCGCTGCAGCGGCTGGCCTGGCTCGCCGAGGGCGGCGCCGCCCGCTGA